In a single window of the Sorangium aterium genome:
- a CDS encoding dioxygenase family protein, with translation MGNRQGAVPRDLIDWVFNRRQPLVKLGAFAITKPVLVSCREDDEIGGDLRGSGTGGGGGAWNGPGGTGSSTAGPFATSPSSAGGGVSAGGADALDPLIFKGAGSCRLTATDIGGSSFIDDSEIPNDISLFRNDIRDDHPGCELRLYVRLLDARNNHEPIPDAEVYIWHCDAEGHTSGFEHQDPSTPFTGAAERTPESQDRFCRGVQLSDRNGVVGFKSIYPGSEAGRPVHVHMVARINGATTRRITTQLYFEADLSAEVFQKEPAYAARSTNIPASSLNPPPGSVVMPTTYTSGLVTSILDIIVDA, from the coding sequence ATGGGTAACAGGCAAGGAGCCGTGCCGCGAGATCTGATCGACTGGGTCTTCAACCGTCGGCAGCCCCTCGTCAAGCTCGGGGCGTTCGCCATCACCAAGCCCGTACTCGTTTCCTGCAGAGAGGACGACGAGATCGGCGGCGACCTGCGCGGGAGCGGCACCGGCGGCGGAGGAGGCGCATGGAACGGCCCTGGTGGCACGGGCAGCAGCACCGCGGGCCCCTTCGCCACCAGCCCGAGCAGCGCGGGCGGCGGCGTGAGCGCAGGAGGCGCCGACGCGCTGGATCCGTTGATCTTCAAGGGCGCCGGCAGCTGCCGATTGACCGCCACCGACATCGGGGGGTCGTCCTTCATCGACGACAGCGAGATCCCGAACGACATCAGCCTGTTTCGCAACGACATCCGGGACGACCACCCCGGCTGCGAGCTCAGGCTCTATGTCCGCCTGCTCGACGCCCGGAACAACCACGAGCCCATCCCCGATGCCGAGGTCTACATCTGGCACTGTGACGCGGAGGGGCACACCAGCGGCTTCGAGCATCAGGACCCCTCCACGCCGTTCACGGGCGCGGCCGAGCGTACGCCGGAGAGCCAGGATCGCTTCTGCCGCGGCGTGCAGCTCTCCGACCGCAACGGGGTCGTGGGCTTCAAGTCGATCTATCCCGGATCGGAGGCAGGGCGGCCGGTCCACGTCCACATGGTCGCTCGCATCAACGGAGCCACGACCAGGCGGATCACGACGCAGCTCTATTTCGAAGCGGACCTCAGCGCGGAGGTCTTCCAGAAGGAGCCCGCCTACGCGGCTCGCTCGACGAACATCCCGGCGTCCAGCCTCAATCCGCCTCCAGGAAGCGTGGTCATGCCGACGACGTACACCTCGGGGCTGGTCACCAGCATTCTCGACATCATCGTCGATGCCTGA
- a CDS encoding diaminopimelate decarboxylase → MSDTDRLDPGSMARAFREARRRGMDVEPAVLFHDLGRMRARIGRIDAAFPPGALHTVAIKANPLVEVLRAAVDCGAGLEAASLEEVKLALAAGCPPDRIVYDSPAKSRADIAEALGLGVRLNADNLDELARIDELVRHEGAASRIGLRINPQVGASSIALTSVADRRSKFGVPLEQADAVRAAFARYPWLAGLHVHVGSQGCALSQLVDGIGRVEALRQELRRAMGPLAAGTMDIGGGLPVAYRSTDRPPALEDYAAALRREVPTLFEEGTALITEFGRWVQAGCGFAVSRVEYVKKDSAGRTAILHLGADFLLRRAYHPDDWHHDFMALDPEAEPKEGPLSPCTLGGPLCFGGDVLARELAFPELSPGDLVLIRDTGAYTLSMWSRHCSRGIPAVLGVDADDIRVLREREMPEDVVAFWSRDRGRP, encoded by the coding sequence ATGAGCGACACGGATCGGCTGGATCCCGGGAGCATGGCGCGCGCGTTCCGCGAGGCGCGGCGCCGGGGGATGGATGTGGAGCCGGCGGTCCTGTTCCACGACCTGGGGCGCATGCGGGCGCGCATCGGACGGATCGACGCGGCGTTCCCGCCGGGCGCCCTCCACACCGTGGCGATCAAGGCGAACCCCCTCGTCGAGGTCCTGCGGGCGGCGGTCGACTGCGGCGCTGGGCTCGAGGCGGCCTCGCTCGAGGAGGTGAAGCTCGCGCTCGCCGCCGGCTGCCCTCCGGACCGCATCGTCTACGACTCTCCCGCAAAGTCCCGCGCCGACATCGCGGAGGCCCTCGGCCTGGGCGTGCGGCTCAACGCCGACAACCTCGATGAGCTCGCTCGCATCGACGAGCTCGTCCGTCACGAGGGGGCGGCCAGCCGCATCGGGCTGCGCATCAACCCGCAGGTCGGGGCCTCCAGCATCGCCCTGACCAGCGTCGCGGATCGGCGGTCCAAGTTCGGGGTCCCCCTCGAACAGGCCGACGCCGTGCGCGCCGCCTTCGCGCGGTATCCGTGGCTCGCCGGGCTGCACGTGCACGTCGGCTCGCAGGGGTGCGCGCTCTCGCAGCTCGTCGACGGGATCGGCCGCGTCGAGGCGCTGCGCCAGGAGCTCCGGCGCGCGATGGGGCCGCTCGCCGCCGGCACCATGGATATCGGCGGCGGTCTGCCGGTCGCCTACCGGAGCACGGACCGCCCCCCGGCGCTCGAGGACTACGCGGCCGCGCTGCGGCGCGAGGTGCCGACGCTCTTCGAGGAGGGGACCGCGCTGATCACCGAGTTCGGGCGCTGGGTCCAGGCGGGCTGCGGCTTCGCGGTCTCGCGGGTGGAGTACGTAAAGAAGGACTCGGCCGGGCGCACAGCGATCCTCCACCTCGGGGCCGACTTCCTGCTGCGCCGCGCGTATCACCCGGACGACTGGCACCATGACTTCATGGCGCTCGATCCCGAGGCCGAGCCCAAGGAGGGGCCGCTCTCGCCGTGCACCCTCGGCGGCCCGCTCTGTTTCGGCGGCGACGTGCTGGCCCGCGAGCTCGCGTTTCCGGAGCTGTCGCCCGGCGATCTCGTGCTCATCCGCGACACGGGGGCTTACACGCTGAGCATGTGGTCTCGCCACTGCAGCCGCGGCATCCCTGCTGTGCTCGGCGTCGACGCCGACGACATCCGGGTCCTGCGCGAGCGCGAGATGCCAGAGGACGTCGTCGCATTCTGGAGCCGCGACCGCGGCCGGCCATGA
- a CDS encoding bifunctional metallophosphatase/5'-nucleotidase: MRSSGASWVFGRCARAWRVTLLGAVLCVPPVASTGCGDDDVTTPAAVSSGSGGAAGTTSGGGGAGGSGGSGGNGAAGSGGSGGSGAAGSGGSGGSGAGGSGGSDGAGGAGGSGGSDGAGGAGGSGGSDGAGGAGGSGGSDGAGGSGGDTVSVQIIAFNDFHGNLEPPTGSSGRITVPATPTNTTVDAGGVTYLASRVAALRATNPNTVVVSAGDLIGASPLVSALFHDEPTIEAMNLLGLDINGVGNHEFDKGTAELLRMQYGGCSPADGCTDGTFFPGANFKFLAANVVVDTTSGRTLFPRYDIREFDGVKIAFIGMTLEDTPSIVTPIGVAGLSFMDEVDTVNDIVPELQAQGIEAIVVVLHEGGLPTGLFNECPGISGPIVDIATNIDPAVDVIVSGHTHQAYNCILGDKIVTSAASFGRLVTDIDLEISKSTGDVTAKTANNVIVTREAPDAGVSTLVTRYKDLAAPLANTQIGTITATLDRAVPAMGAGLFTMGAVIADAQLAATRDARTGGAEIAFMNPGGIRADITYAASATEPTDGVVTFGEVFTVQPFGNSLVVMTLTGAQIDTLLEQQFRLDAGGVRQSLILQISDGFTYTYSQSAPIGAKVDIASIRINGVPIEAARTYRVTVNSFLATGGDGFTVLNDGTDRLGGALDLDALRDYFAANSPVSPPVLDRITVVP, translated from the coding sequence ATGAGATCGAGCGGAGCTTCGTGGGTCTTCGGGCGATGCGCACGAGCGTGGCGGGTCACGCTCCTGGGAGCCGTGCTGTGCGTGCCGCCGGTCGCCAGCACGGGCTGCGGAGACGACGATGTGACGACCCCCGCCGCGGTGTCCAGCGGCAGCGGCGGCGCGGCGGGCACCACCTCGGGCGGAGGCGGCGCTGGGGGCTCGGGTGGCTCCGGCGGCAATGGCGCTGCCGGCTCCGGCGGCTCCGGCGGCAGCGGCGCTGCCGGCTCCGGCGGCTCCGGCGGCAGCGGCGCTGGCGGCTCCGGCGGCTCGGATGGCGCCGGCGGCGCTGGCGGCTCCGGCGGCTCGGATGGCGCCGGCGGCGCTGGTGGCTCCGGCGGCTCGGATGGCGCCGGCGGCGCTGGTGGCTCCGGCGGCTCGGATGGCGCTGGCGGCTCCGGCGGCGACACCGTGAGCGTGCAGATCATCGCCTTCAACGACTTCCACGGCAACCTGGAGCCCCCGACCGGCAGCAGCGGCAGGATCACCGTGCCTGCCACACCCACCAACACCACCGTGGACGCCGGCGGCGTCACTTACCTGGCGTCGCGCGTCGCCGCGCTCCGCGCCACGAACCCGAACACCGTGGTGGTCTCGGCCGGCGACCTCATCGGCGCGAGCCCGCTCGTGTCGGCGCTGTTCCACGATGAGCCCACGATCGAGGCCATGAACCTCCTCGGCCTCGACATCAACGGTGTCGGTAACCACGAGTTCGACAAGGGCACAGCGGAGCTCCTCCGGATGCAGTACGGCGGGTGCAGCCCGGCCGACGGCTGCACGGACGGCACCTTCTTCCCGGGCGCGAACTTCAAGTTCCTCGCCGCCAACGTCGTCGTCGACACGACGAGCGGCAGGACGCTCTTCCCGCGCTACGACATCCGCGAGTTCGACGGCGTGAAGATCGCCTTCATCGGCATGACGCTCGAGGACACGCCGTCCATCGTGACGCCGATCGGCGTCGCGGGGCTGTCGTTCATGGATGAGGTCGATACGGTGAACGACATCGTCCCGGAGCTCCAGGCGCAGGGAATCGAGGCGATCGTCGTGGTGCTCCACGAGGGAGGGCTCCCCACCGGCCTCTTCAACGAGTGCCCGGGCATCTCTGGCCCCATCGTCGACATCGCCACGAACATCGACCCCGCCGTGGACGTGATCGTCTCAGGGCACACCCATCAGGCGTACAACTGCATCCTCGGCGACAAGATCGTGACGAGCGCGGCGTCGTTCGGCCGCCTGGTGACTGACATCGATCTGGAGATCAGCAAGAGCACGGGCGACGTGACGGCAAAGACGGCGAACAACGTCATCGTGACGCGCGAAGCGCCCGACGCGGGCGTGAGCACCCTGGTGACGCGCTACAAGGACCTCGCGGCGCCGCTCGCCAACACGCAGATCGGCACCATCACCGCGACGCTCGACCGCGCGGTCCCGGCCATGGGCGCCGGGCTGTTCACGATGGGCGCGGTGATCGCCGACGCCCAGCTCGCCGCCACGCGCGACGCGAGGACCGGCGGAGCCGAGATCGCGTTCATGAACCCGGGAGGCATCCGCGCGGACATCACGTACGCGGCCTCTGCCACCGAGCCCACTGACGGGGTGGTCACGTTCGGCGAGGTGTTCACGGTGCAGCCCTTCGGCAACAGCCTGGTCGTGATGACCCTCACGGGGGCGCAGATCGACACGCTGCTGGAGCAGCAGTTCCGGCTGGACGCGGGGGGCGTAAGGCAGAGCCTGATCCTTCAGATCTCGGACGGCTTCACGTACACGTACAGCCAGAGCGCGCCCATCGGCGCGAAGGTCGACATCGCCTCGATCCGGATCAACGGCGTCCCGATCGAGGCGGCGCGGACCTACCGGGTGACGGTGAACAGCTTCCTGGCGACGGGCGGCGACGGCTTCACCGTGCTCAACGACGGGACCGATCGGCTCGGCGGCGCGCTGGATCTGGACGCGCTGCGGGACTATTTCGCGGCGAACTCGCCCGTCTCCCCGCCCGTGCTCGATCGGATCACGGTCGTGCCCTGA